CGGAATATCTGTTCCAAATTCCGACCTGGCTGTTTCGATTTTCTGCAGGATTTCGGCTGTATGCGTATCGCAAAAACCGGTTGAGATCTTATTTTCGGCAAAAGCCGGATGCTGTAACAGGAACAACAAATAACTAATATTGGTACGAATGCCGTGAACATGATAATCTTTTAGTGCCGCGATCATTTTTTCACGGGCTATTGAACGGTCGTCGCCCCACACCACCAGTTTACTGATCATGGGATCAAAAGCACTTTGCACCTGTGCCGGACCTTTCAGGCTGCTATCCACTCGTATTCCTGCACCTTGCGGTTCACGATAAAAAGAAATTTTTCCGGGAGCCGGCAAAAAATCACGTGACGGATCTTCGGCATATATCCGGCACTCAATAGCATGACCATATTGAGAAAGGTCTTCCTGCTTTATACGCAAAGGATTACCGGCAGCCACCAAAATTTGTTCTTCCACCAGGTCAACACCGGTAACCATCTCCGTTACCGGATGTTCTACCTGAATACGGGTATTCATTTCCAGAAAATAAAAATGAAGCGTTTTATCCACCAGGAACTCTACCGTTCCGGCACTGTTATACCCTGCTGCTTTAGCAATCCGTACAGCGGCATCCCCCATTTGCTGCCGAACTTCTTCGGTTAATGTGGGAGACGGTGATTCTTCAATAATTTTCTGGTACCGTCTTTGAATACTACACTCTCTTTCAAAAAGATGAACCACATTTCCAAAATGATCGCCCAGCACCTGAATTTCGATATGCCTTGGTTCTTCGATATATTTTTCAATATAGATGGTTCCGTCACCAAAATAATTTTTGGCTTCACGGGATGTGGCTTCAAGAATTTCTTTCAGGTCATCTTCTTCGCGCACAATACGCATTCCTTTTCCGCCGCCGCCGGCTGCCGCTTTTACCAACAACGGAAAAGGAATTTCCGTTGCTTTCTCCAGGAGTTCTTCCGGAGAACCGGTTACCCCGGCGGTCATGGGAACTTTCAATTTCTTCACAAAAGCACGGGCTTCAATTTTATTTCCCATAAGACGAATCGCCTCGGTATGCGGGCCAATAAATGTGATGCCGGCTTTTTGACAGGCTTCGGTAAGCAAAGGGCTTTCCGACAAAAAGCCATATCCCGGATGAACCGCATCGCATCCGGATAAACGGGCCACCTCCATTATTTTATCCACATTCAGGTACGTGTCGCTTAATTCTTCTTTTCCAATACAATAGGCTTCGTCTGCCAATTCCACATGCAAAGCATCTTCATCAATTTCAGAATAAACAGCGACAGTGGGAATACCCAGTTTTTTTGCCGAACGGATGATCCGCACCGCAATTTCTCCCCGGTTTGCCACCAATATTTTTTTGAAAATTTTCATAAAAATTACTTTCTGTCTGTTTTATTTTTT
The sequence above is drawn from the Candidatus Sulfidibacterium hydrothermale genome and encodes:
- a CDS encoding acetyl/propionyl/methylcrotonyl-CoA carboxylase subunit alpha; translated protein: MKIFKKILVANRGEIAVRIIRSAKKLGIPTVAVYSEIDEDALHVELADEAYCIGKEELSDTYLNVDKIMEVARLSGCDAVHPGYGFLSESPLLTEACQKAGITFIGPHTEAIRLMGNKIEARAFVKKLKVPMTAGVTGSPEELLEKATEIPFPLLVKAAAGGGGKGMRIVREEDDLKEILEATSREAKNYFGDGTIYIEKYIEEPRHIEIQVLGDHFGNVVHLFERECSIQRRYQKIIEESPSPTLTEEVRQQMGDAAVRIAKAAGYNSAGTVEFLVDKTLHFYFLEMNTRIQVEHPVTEMVTGVDLVEEQILVAAGNPLRIKQEDLSQYGHAIECRIYAEDPSRDFLPAPGKISFYREPQGAGIRVDSSLKGPAQVQSAFDPMISKLVVWGDDRSIAREKMIAALKDYHVHGIRTNISYLLFLLQHPAFAENKISTGFCDTHTAEILQKIETARSEFGTDIPVLAYLLYVLNENKVYSPRNVWEYIGYWRNKMEIPVVVDGKEKMVRLEKRDKNRFFFLMDGGERKEILLHKLDKYSIEFRIFHRFYKAVISEGEQGNRFVAMDGHVFEVRRPDVLNETLEDPLLQASNDAGSLFAPMPGKVIKVNVKPGDSVTRGTVLLVVEAMKMENNIVALEDGVVDKVNVKEGDRVDTDLQLVNISVTE